From Methanobacterium alcaliphilum:
GAGGATTTTAAATTACACAACGTATAGATTTACATATTCACAGTCTTTTTAGTGATGGTGAATTATTACCATCCGAAATTGCCAGAAGAGCATGTGTTCTTGATCATAAAGCAATTGCCATAACTGATCACGTGGATGCGACCAACATGGATTGTGTCAGCCGTATAATTCAAGCAGTTGAAGATATCAGTGATAACTGGGGAATTACCATTATTCCCGGTGCAGAAATAACCCATGCACCAGCTGAAATAATTGATAAACTTGCTAAAAAGGCAAAAGATTTAGGGGCAGAAATTATCGTAGTCCACGGCGAAACATTAGTTGAACCGGTAATTGAAGGAACTAATTGGGCTGCTGTAAATTGTCCAGAAGTAGATATTTTAGCACATCCAGGCCTTATAAGTTATGAAGAGACTGAAAAAGCAAAAGAAAATGATATTGCGCTGGAGATCAGTTCCAGAAGAGGTCATTCTTTAGGTAATGGACATGTGGGTAAAATTGCACTTGAAGTCGGGGCAAATTTAGTTATTGATACAGACACTCACTCCCCTGGAGACCTAATATCTTATGAAACAGCATATAATTATGGTTTAGGTGCAGGAATTCCTGAAAAAGAAGTTAAAAAAGCTTTAAAAGATAATCCTGAGAATATATTAAAGAAAAAAGGATTAATATAGTATTATAACATTTAAATAGCAATAAAAATCCTCAACTTTTAATTTATTTATTATCTATTTTTTAATTCACACCATATTCTAAAATAAAGTCTTTACCTTAAAAAATTCTCATGACTTTTCATTAAAAAATTATAAGACATCATATTCTAAAATAAAGTCTTTACCAAGATCATAGCTGTTTTTTAACTTTAATTTAGCAGCATCCTTCATAAAATCAAAGCCCTCCCCATCCACTAAAGTTTTTGCATTTACACCACCTACTATCATAGGTGCTATGCATATCCTTACTTCATCAACCAGACCATTTTCAATCATAGAAAAATTGAGTGTGGATCCTCCTTCCAGCATCAGAGTGTTTATTCCTTTATTTTTAAGCTTTCTCATCAGTTCCAGCAGATCAACCCTCTCATTGCCCATTATCATTACTTCTGCTTTCTCTTTAAGCTTTTGGATTTTTTTAAGGGGTGCCTTTTTTGAAACAGCTATTAGAGTGGAAGCATCTTTATTTAATATACGGGCATCCGGGGGCGTCCTTGCCCTGCTATCTACCACTACTCTAACTGGATTTTCATCTCTTTTAGAATCAATTTTATGGACAGTTAATCGGGGGTCATCTACAAGTAAAGTGTTGATTCCTACCATTATTGCATCGGAATCTTTCCTTATTTGATGGACTCTTTTTAAATCTTCATTACCAGAAATTTCTGAACTCCCGGTTCTAGTTGCTATTTTCCCATCCAAAGTCATAGCCGCATTTAAAATCACATGAGGTCTCAAAAAATCACCTTAAAAAGAATAAGAGTTAATTTTATTTATGACATTACTGCTGCCCTCCAGTAATATACTGGAAAGATTGAATAATATCCTGAATTTGATATACGATATCCTCAATACTGTTTAAGATATCCTGTATAGGATTTAAAGTATTTTGAACCTTTTCAGCAGTTTCATTGGTTGTTTCAGAGGCATTGTTAAGTGCTTCGTTGGTTAAATTAGTAACATTATCTGTTAGGTTAGTTATATTATCCATGATTGAAGAATCTGATTTTGCATTTACCGTAGTTAAAGAACAGGCCAATATCAAAAATACCCCAAAAAATAAAACCTTATTTTTCATTGAACCACCAGTTATAGATTTACTTTTATCATTTATAATTTCTAATAAGTTTAAATAAATTTAATTATATTATTTATTACATTGAATTTATAGTAGTACATTGAAAGCTAGATATATTTTTTCTGAAAAAATGATGCCGTTTTATTTTAAAAGAGGAATTTAAATGTCTGAGAGATATCAAAAAGGATTGGAAATGCTAAATAAAATGAACAAAAATTCTTACAATACATTGAAAGAAAGTTTAGAAGATATTGCACCGGATTTAGCACGTTTTGTTGCTGAGTTTCCGTATGGTGATATTTACACTAGAACCGGTTTAGATTTGAAATCCAGGGAAATAGCAACTGTTGCAGCACTTACCGCTTTAGGAACCGCCCCACTACAATTAAAAAGTCATATAAAAGGAGCATTGAATGTTGGATGCAGTAAAAATGAAATAATTGAAATAATTATCCAAATGGCAGTTTATGCCGGTTTTCCTGCTGCGATTAATGGAATATCTGCTGCTAGAGAAGCATTTAAAGAACTAGATGAAGAAAAAGAATGAAATAATTCATTGTTTATCTTCAATTTTCAATCTTAAAATTATTTAACGTTATTTCATTTTTCAATTTACAAATAATTTTTTCCCTAATTAGAATTCATATAATCTTTAAGGACTATTTTTCCTTCCCCATTATCTATTTTCAAGTCAACACCAGAGGTTGGAATAGATTTTAAGAAACCTTCTGCACTGCCCTTACTCATTAAATTAGATCCCTTGCTTGAAATAGATATGGGGTATAATGTAGCTTGTAAATCACCATCCACTATTTTGACTCTGAGCAAAGCTGATTGTCTGCATGCAGGTGTTACTGCATCAAAAATAGTGTTTCCTAGACTGTAAAATATTAATTTTCCTTTATAATTTTCTATCTTTTGGAAAACATGAGGATGGTGACCAACTACCAGATCTGCTCCTGCATCTATAGCTGCTCTAGCAAATTTATATTGATACTGATTCGGGCTTTTGTGTAATTCGTTTCCAAAGTGGAAATCAACAACAACAAAATCAGCATTAGCCTTTGCTGTTTCCACACTTTTGTTTATTAAATCTAATTGTGCTGGAGCATAGCCAGTTCTATTATTAGTTGCAGTGGGCATTTGACTATCAGAATATGCTAAAAAACTATTTTTATCCTGGAAATCTATGATGGCTATTTTTTTCCCATCCACAGTTACATATGCTGGAGTTATAGCTTCATCTATATTACTGCCTGCACCCGTATGTAG
This genomic window contains:
- a CDS encoding CapA family protein; its protein translation is MNKKILLVGLLVLLVLVGFLTVFLSPSTSTNDSSSLKVVNFNGTEINMIFTGDVMLGRNIGYSLDNGVDVFAGVRSIFQSSDFVVANIEAPFTDSSNGVKSSYCLKAKPKYAKLLADNNIKVACLANNHIMDYGIEGYQDCVANLDANGILHTGAGSNIDEAITPAYVTVDGKKIAIIDFQDKNSFLAYSDSQMPTATNNRTGYAPAQLDLINKSVETAKANADFVVVDFHFGNELHKSPNQYQYKFARAAIDAGADLVVGHHPHVFQKIENYKGKLIFYSLGNTIFDAVTPACRQSALLRVKIVDGDLQATLYPISISSKGSNLMSKGSAEGFLKSIPTSGVDLKIDNGEGKIVLKDYMNSN
- a CDS encoding 2,5-diamino-6-(ribosylamino)-4(3H)-pyrimidinone 5'-phosphate reductase, whose protein sequence is MRPHVILNAAMTLDGKIATRTGSSEISGNEDLKRVHQIRKDSDAIMVGINTLLVDDPRLTVHKIDSKRDENPVRVVVDSRARTPPDARILNKDASTLIAVSKKAPLKKIQKLKEKAEVMIMGNERVDLLELMRKLKNKGINTLMLEGGSTLNFSMIENGLVDEVRICIAPMIVGGVNAKTLVDGEGFDFMKDAAKLKLKNSYDLGKDFILEYDVL
- a CDS encoding carboxymuconolactone decarboxylase family protein, which encodes MSERYQKGLEMLNKMNKNSYNTLKESLEDIAPDLARFVAEFPYGDIYTRTGLDLKSREIATVAALTALGTAPLQLKSHIKGALNVGCSKNEIIEIIIQMAVYAGFPAAINGISAAREAFKELDEEKE
- a CDS encoding histidinol phosphate phosphatase domain-containing protein, which translates into the protein MTQRIDLHIHSLFSDGELLPSEIARRACVLDHKAIAITDHVDATNMDCVSRIIQAVEDISDNWGITIIPGAEITHAPAEIIDKLAKKAKDLGAEIIVVHGETLVEPVIEGTNWAAVNCPEVDILAHPGLISYEETEKAKENDIALEISSRRGHSLGNGHVGKIALEVGANLVIDTDTHSPGDLISYETAYNYGLGAGIPEKEVKKALKDNPENILKKKGLI